In a genomic window of Brucella anthropi ATCC 49188:
- a CDS encoding ABC transporter substrate-binding protein, with amino-acid sequence MPAPTISKRVTELKSALLAATFAVVALAPHEAAAAPQTVKENTLSVGSDLTYPPFVYMKDGKPAGFDVELMEGVAKQLGLAAEFKDTRFTSLITGARANHFDVIASALYVTPERQKILNFIPYIKAGSSLLVLKDAKFRPANEKELCGKIIGSMQGASWLPKLKALSEDYCAKNNLGAIETREFDTDAQVTQALRSGSVDVEFMDNVVAAELLKKFPDDYAVTSSALIYPIMVGVATTPQNKELFNAMNDAFAQMRKDGSYDALVKTYGMEPVTDDEIKAVVSTAQ; translated from the coding sequence ATGCCTGCTCCGACAATCTCAAAACGCGTGACTGAACTGAAATCAGCCTTGCTCGCCGCCACATTTGCCGTCGTTGCGTTGGCACCACATGAGGCCGCAGCCGCGCCTCAAACCGTGAAGGAAAACACACTGTCGGTCGGATCTGACCTGACCTATCCTCCCTTCGTCTACATGAAGGACGGCAAGCCGGCAGGTTTCGATGTTGAACTGATGGAAGGGGTGGCAAAGCAGCTTGGGCTTGCTGCAGAGTTCAAGGACACGCGCTTCACCAGCCTCATCACCGGTGCACGCGCCAACCATTTCGACGTCATTGCATCGGCGCTTTACGTTACGCCTGAGCGGCAGAAGATTCTCAACTTCATCCCCTACATCAAGGCTGGCTCGTCCCTGCTCGTGCTGAAGGACGCCAAGTTCCGCCCGGCGAACGAAAAGGAGCTGTGCGGCAAGATCATCGGGTCGATGCAAGGAGCGTCCTGGCTCCCGAAGCTGAAGGCACTGTCGGAAGATTATTGCGCCAAGAACAATCTCGGCGCCATCGAGACACGCGAATTCGATACAGATGCGCAGGTCACGCAGGCATTGCGCAGCGGCTCGGTCGACGTGGAATTCATGGATAATGTCGTTGCTGCCGAACTGCTGAAGAAGTTCCCCGACGATTATGCCGTTACATCCAGTGCGCTCATCTATCCGATCATGGTGGGTGTAGCCACCACCCCGCAGAACAAAGAGCTTTTCAATGCCATGAACGATGCCTTCGCCCAGATGCGAAAGGATGGTTCCTATGACGCGCTCGTCAAAACCTATGGCATGGAGCCTGTCACCGACGATGAAATCAAAGCGGTCGTTTCCACGGCTCAATAA
- a CDS encoding MurR/RpiR family transcriptional regulator, with amino-acid sequence MSKEILIRLQSAELRKSKADKLIASYIERNLAELPFETAKSIAERLGISQMTVGRYLRRLGFDGLEELKTALRRGRSNPAWQVKGPVARLQQDFREGKLLAGLVQQQIENLGTVYELTTRPEWQETIDALIGASEVYVAAYQNVRGIAQYFASQLSYSRPGVSFMDGLNGTYAEVLDGSRENRVLFLHDVRRFASKARPLAIEARRMGVKVILFTDEFCPWASEVADIALIVPGSHGPLWDGAATMTAIMDLMLSHIIIQLGSQVDERVQSLTRLQDIFGDFES; translated from the coding sequence TTGTCTAAAGAAATTCTCATACGTCTCCAAAGTGCGGAATTACGCAAATCCAAGGCCGACAAGCTGATCGCAAGCTATATCGAGCGTAATCTGGCAGAACTGCCATTCGAAACGGCAAAGTCCATCGCCGAGCGTCTTGGCATTTCTCAGATGACGGTCGGCCGCTATTTGCGACGGCTCGGCTTCGACGGGCTGGAGGAGTTAAAAACAGCATTAAGGCGCGGTCGTTCCAACCCCGCATGGCAGGTCAAGGGGCCGGTTGCCCGGCTCCAGCAGGATTTTCGCGAAGGCAAACTGCTTGCCGGTCTGGTGCAACAGCAGATCGAGAATCTCGGCACCGTCTACGAGCTGACTACCCGTCCTGAATGGCAGGAGACCATCGACGCACTGATCGGGGCAAGCGAGGTCTATGTTGCAGCCTATCAGAATGTGCGCGGCATCGCGCAATATTTTGCGTCACAGCTCTCCTATTCGCGTCCGGGAGTGTCCTTCATGGACGGGCTGAACGGCACCTATGCAGAAGTCCTGGATGGCTCCAGGGAAAACCGCGTTCTGTTTCTGCACGATGTCCGCCGTTTCGCGTCAAAAGCCCGCCCTCTAGCCATTGAAGCGCGCCGAATGGGCGTAAAAGTGATACTTTTTACCGATGAATTTTGCCCATGGGCAAGCGAGGTGGCCGATATTGCGCTGATCGTACCCGGTTCTCACGGTCCACTTTGGGACGGTGCCGCAACGATGACTGCCATCATGGACCTCATGCTTTCGCATATCATCATACAGCTCGGTAGTCAGGTGGATGAAAGAGTGCAGAGCCTGACCCGTCTCCAGGATATTTTTGGTGACTTCGAAAGTTAA
- a CDS encoding polyamine ABC transporter substrate-binding protein produces MTIFNGAVPRLGLIALTVLGMSAGNSFADELNIYNWGEYINPAVLQKFEEETKVKVNLSTYSSNEEMLAKIQGGASGYDIVFPSVHMQDIMAKLDLLAKTDINTYEGFKNIDPRFLRAKSDPNGEYCLPYAFGTVGILYNRRVLGKDVTGWKDLLATVKEKGLKITLLDDMREVLGVGLLLNGNSVNSTDPKQLQQAADTVIEMKPYVAAFTYDSRPMVGAGDVAAAHYFIGSMVDVLGNPKDLGYVIPEEGATMYQEDMCVLKTAPNKDNAIKFMQFYTRPEIAALNVAQQTNGTPNVPARQLTPDNIKNSTEINPTDETMKRLQIFEDLGSGVRQLDRAWTKVKTAQ; encoded by the coding sequence ATGACGATCTTCAATGGTGCCGTTCCGCGCCTTGGATTGATTGCGCTCACCGTTCTGGGCATGTCTGCAGGCAATAGCTTTGCAGATGAATTGAACATCTATAACTGGGGCGAATACATCAATCCTGCGGTGCTTCAGAAATTCGAAGAAGAGACCAAGGTCAAGGTCAATCTATCGACCTACTCCTCCAATGAGGAAATGCTGGCCAAGATTCAGGGTGGCGCCAGCGGTTACGATATCGTGTTTCCGTCCGTGCATATGCAGGACATCATGGCCAAGCTCGATCTGCTTGCGAAAACCGATATCAATACATATGAGGGCTTCAAGAACATCGACCCGCGCTTTCTGCGCGCCAAAAGCGACCCCAACGGAGAATATTGCCTGCCTTACGCCTTCGGCACGGTGGGCATTCTCTATAACCGTCGCGTGCTCGGCAAGGACGTGACCGGCTGGAAGGATCTGCTTGCGACGGTCAAGGAAAAGGGTCTCAAGATCACGCTTCTCGATGACATGCGTGAGGTGCTGGGTGTTGGGCTTCTTCTCAACGGAAACTCCGTAAACTCCACCGACCCGAAGCAACTTCAGCAGGCCGCAGACACCGTCATCGAAATGAAACCGTATGTGGCTGCTTTCACCTATGATTCCCGTCCCATGGTCGGCGCGGGCGACGTTGCCGCCGCGCATTATTTTATCGGCAGCATGGTGGATGTCTTAGGCAATCCGAAAGATTTGGGTTACGTCATTCCGGAAGAAGGTGCGACCATGTACCAGGAAGATATGTGCGTTCTCAAAACAGCTCCTAACAAGGACAATGCCATCAAGTTCATGCAGTTTTACACGCGCCCAGAAATCGCCGCGCTCAACGTAGCCCAACAGACCAACGGCACGCCCAATGTGCCGGCACGTCAGCTGACACCTGACAACATCAAGAACAGCACGGAAATCAATCCGACAGACGAAACGATGAAACGGCTCCAGATCTTCGAGGATCTGGGTTCCGGCGTGCGCCAGCTCGACCGGGCATGGACAAAGGTAAAAACAGCGCAATAA
- a CDS encoding ABC transporter ATP-binding protein yields MRDAIVRLVSAAKTFASPEGGEVKALDGIDLDIGRNEFITLLGPSGCGKTTLLQAISGFAALDAGRIEIDGVDMTDRPPYRRPVNTVFQNYALFPHMSVGQNAGYALEVAGIGKAERTERVRAVLQMVGLAGLEARLPRQLSGGQQQRVALARAIVARPKVLLLDEPLSALDKNLREAMQFELKTLQHELGITFIFVTHDQQEALTMSDRVAVLSNGRIQQLDAPRVVYDRPVNAFVANFVGASNLLEGQVDANGFVLTDGTVLQHDGEDKAKGRGTALLRPENFSLIARNERHGALDVTLDQIAFIGSSFELLGHLASGRKLTAQIPAVDRNSVNDLQPGQAARWYYDPATVHLLCEEEAA; encoded by the coding sequence ATGCGGGATGCGATTGTACGGCTGGTTTCCGCGGCCAAGACCTTTGCGAGTCCAGAAGGCGGCGAGGTCAAGGCACTGGACGGTATCGATCTGGATATCGGCCGTAATGAATTCATCACTTTGCTGGGCCCGTCGGGCTGCGGCAAGACGACTTTGCTACAGGCGATCAGCGGGTTCGCTGCGTTGGATGCCGGACGGATCGAGATCGACGGCGTCGACATGACGGATCGTCCACCTTATCGCCGCCCGGTCAATACGGTCTTTCAGAACTATGCGTTGTTTCCGCATATGAGTGTGGGGCAGAACGCCGGATATGCTCTGGAAGTCGCCGGTATCGGCAAGGCGGAGCGCACGGAGCGTGTCAGGGCTGTTTTGCAGATGGTGGGGCTGGCTGGTTTGGAGGCCCGCCTGCCGCGACAGCTCTCGGGTGGCCAGCAGCAACGTGTGGCTCTGGCCCGGGCCATCGTGGCCCGCCCTAAGGTGCTGTTGCTCGATGAGCCGCTGTCTGCACTTGATAAGAACCTGCGCGAGGCGATGCAGTTCGAACTGAAGACCTTGCAGCACGAACTGGGCATTACCTTCATCTTTGTCACGCACGACCAGCAGGAAGCGCTGACAATGTCGGATCGGGTGGCGGTACTCTCGAACGGGCGCATCCAGCAACTGGACGCGCCGCGGGTTGTGTATGATCGCCCGGTCAATGCCTTCGTCGCCAATTTCGTTGGTGCGAGCAATCTTCTGGAAGGACAAGTCGACGCCAACGGCTTTGTGCTGACGGATGGAACGGTTCTGCAGCACGATGGTGAAGACAAAGCCAAAGGCAGGGGCACCGCACTTCTGCGTCCAGAAAATTTCTCGCTTATCGCGCGCAATGAAAGACATGGGGCGCTTGATGTCACGCTCGACCAGATTGCCTTTATCGGTTCGTCTTTCGAATTGCTCGGACACCTCGCTTCTGGGCGCAAGCTGACGGCGCAGATTCCGGCGGTGGACCGAAACTCGGTCAATGATCTGCAGCCGGGGCAGGCCGCGCGCTGGTATTACGATCCGGCCACAGTCCATCTTCTTTGCGAAGAGGAGGCTGCGTGA
- a CDS encoding ABC transporter permease: MNLASLRRLQLAVLLGPATLFLIVFFAIPLAIMVVTSFLAPGLYGGVEWEFYPHNFGRILGFADPAFEEFDPIYLAIFFRSVRIAIVTVIAALLVAYPAAFYISRLPDKWKNFCIFLITLPFFASLIVRLFVWVMILRPTGLLNETLMSLGIISRPLDMIYTDGAIVLGMVYVFLPFMFMPVYASIEKLDWRLVQASLDLGAGPVRTFFRIVLPLTTPGIAAGSVIVFIPALGNFVVPAVLGGAKVMMLGNLIEGQFLSARNWPFGSALAMMVMAVMLLLLFGYVLFTNRRNAAEALSR, encoded by the coding sequence ATGAACCTCGCGAGCTTGCGGCGTCTTCAGCTGGCAGTTCTTCTCGGACCGGCGACGCTGTTCCTGATCGTTTTCTTCGCCATTCCGCTCGCGATCATGGTGGTAACGAGCTTTCTCGCACCTGGCCTTTATGGTGGTGTCGAATGGGAGTTCTATCCTCATAATTTCGGGCGTATCCTCGGTTTTGCGGATCCGGCATTTGAGGAATTCGACCCGATCTATCTGGCGATTTTCTTCCGCTCGGTGAGGATCGCCATCGTGACGGTCATTGCCGCATTGCTGGTCGCTTATCCGGCCGCCTTTTATATCAGCAGGCTTCCCGACAAGTGGAAGAACTTCTGCATCTTCCTCATTACCTTGCCATTCTTCGCCAGCCTGATTGTGCGGCTGTTCGTATGGGTGATGATCCTGCGCCCGACAGGGTTGCTCAACGAGACCTTGATGTCGCTCGGCATTATCTCGCGTCCCCTCGACATGATCTATACCGACGGCGCTATCGTGCTGGGCATGGTCTATGTGTTCCTGCCGTTCATGTTCATGCCTGTCTATGCAAGCATTGAAAAGCTGGACTGGCGTCTGGTGCAGGCGTCGCTTGATCTGGGGGCCGGCCCGGTGCGGACATTCTTCCGGATTGTCCTGCCGCTGACCACGCCCGGCATTGCTGCCGGTTCGGTAATTGTCTTCATTCCTGCGCTCGGAAACTTTGTCGTGCCTGCAGTGCTGGGCGGAGCCAAGGTGATGATGCTCGGCAATCTGATCGAAGGACAGTTCCTGTCGGCGCGCAATTGGCCGTTCGGGTCGGCGCTCGCGATGATGGTGATGGCCGTCATGTTGCTGCTGCTGTTTGGCTATGTGCTCTTTACGAACCGGCGCAATGCCGCCGAAGCGTTGTCGCGGTAA
- a CDS encoding ABC transporter permease: MKIARSLFNGGLLLYVALFFAFIYIPLALIIVYSFNANPVNMMVWSGFTTDWYAQVLGFKTVVSESALYIESTDQLVAAVFNSLKIATSTTLISTVLGTALALAMHRYNFLGKRFYQVTLFMPMLMPDIVLGIALLIFFVNAGIHLGLTTIIIGQCTFLISYVFIVVSARLAGMDRTLEHASADLGANEWTTFRKVVMPQLMPGILGGALLAFIISMDDLVITYFIAGVDVTTLPMFIFAMLRRGIKPEINAIAVMMLTFSFVVASLGLYLRSRQK; encoded by the coding sequence ATGAAAATCGCCCGTTCCCTCTTCAATGGCGGATTGCTGCTCTACGTCGCGCTGTTCTTCGCCTTCATCTATATCCCGCTGGCACTTATCATCGTCTATTCGTTCAACGCCAATCCGGTGAACATGATGGTGTGGAGCGGCTTTACGACCGACTGGTATGCGCAGGTTCTGGGCTTCAAGACAGTGGTTTCGGAAAGCGCACTCTATATTGAATCGACGGATCAGCTTGTGGCAGCTGTCTTCAACAGCCTGAAGATTGCGACTTCAACGACACTGATATCGACTGTTCTCGGAACTGCGCTGGCGCTGGCCATGCATCGCTACAATTTTCTGGGAAAGCGGTTCTATCAGGTGACGCTTTTCATGCCCATGCTGATGCCGGATATCGTGCTGGGCATTGCGCTCCTGATCTTCTTCGTCAACGCGGGCATTCATCTGGGGCTGACCACGATTATTATCGGCCAATGCACTTTTCTGATCTCTTATGTCTTCATTGTCGTTTCGGCCCGGCTGGCCGGCATGGACCGCACGCTGGAACATGCATCGGCCGATCTTGGCGCCAATGAATGGACCACGTTCCGCAAGGTCGTCATGCCCCAGCTCATGCCCGGCATTCTCGGCGGCGCGTTACTTGCCTTCATCATTTCCATGGATGACCTCGTCATCACCTATTTTATCGCAGGCGTTGATGTTACGACCCTGCCGATGTTCATCTTCGCCATGCTGCGTCGCGGCATCAAACCGGAAATCAATGCGATTGCCGTGATGATGCTGACCTTCTCATTCGTTGTGGCTTCGCTCGGTCTCTATCTTCGTTCTCGGCAGAAATAA
- a CDS encoding DmpA family aminopeptidase codes for MTSQTPTRKLRARDLGLPFTGVTGPYNAITDVDGVGVGFQTIIENEPRPGRKRPARSGVTAILPHMQSETPVPVYAGVHRFNGNGEMTGTHWIEDGGYFLGPVVITNTHGIGMAHHATVRWMVDRYASTYQTDDFLWIMPVVAETYDGALNDINGFPVTEADVRKALDNVASGPVQEGNCGGGTGMITYGLKGGTGTASRVVEFGGRSFTIGALVQANHGQRDWLTIAGVPVGQHMRDGTPQSQLQERGSIIVVLATDLPLMPHQLKRLARRASIGIGRNGTPGGNNSGDIFIAFSTANQRPMQHRSAPFLDVEMVNDEPLDPVYLAAVDSVEEAVVNAMIAAEDMGGTPYDRLLVQAIDHERLRAVLRQYGRLA; via the coding sequence ATGACTTCACAAACACCTACACGTAAACTGCGCGCTCGCGATCTGGGGCTTCCTTTCACTGGTGTGACCGGTCCGTACAACGCGATCACCGATGTCGATGGCGTTGGCGTCGGCTTTCAGACCATTATCGAGAACGAGCCGCGCCCCGGCCGCAAGCGTCCGGCGCGTAGTGGCGTGACCGCCATTCTGCCGCATATGCAGTCTGAAACCCCGGTTCCGGTTTATGCAGGCGTCCATCGCTTCAACGGCAATGGTGAGATGACCGGAACGCACTGGATCGAAGATGGCGGCTACTTCCTCGGCCCTGTCGTTATCACCAACACGCACGGTATCGGCATGGCACATCATGCGACAGTGCGCTGGATGGTCGACCGCTATGCCTCGACCTACCAGACCGACGATTTCCTCTGGATCATGCCGGTTGTCGCAGAAACTTATGACGGTGCACTCAACGACATCAACGGCTTTCCTGTGACGGAAGCGGATGTGCGCAAGGCGCTCGACAATGTTGCATCCGGCCCGGTGCAGGAAGGCAATTGCGGCGGCGGCACCGGTATGATCACCTATGGCCTCAAGGGCGGCACAGGCACGGCATCGCGTGTGGTCGAATTTGGCGGGCGCAGTTTCACCATCGGTGCGCTGGTGCAGGCCAATCACGGGCAGCGCGATTGGCTGACCATTGCCGGTGTGCCGGTAGGGCAGCATATGCGGGATGGCACGCCGCAGAGCCAGTTGCAGGAGCGCGGCTCGATCATCGTCGTGCTGGCGACCGATCTGCCGCTGATGCCGCACCAGCTGAAGCGCCTTGCGCGTCGTGCAAGCATCGGCATCGGCCGTAACGGAACGCCGGGCGGCAATAATTCCGGCGATATTTTTATCGCTTTTTCCACCGCCAACCAGCGACCTATGCAGCATCGTTCCGCGCCCTTTCTGGACGTCGAGATGGTGAATGACGAGCCGCTTGATCCCGTCTATCTGGCGGCGGTAGATAGTGTGGAAGAGGCAGTGGTCAATGCGATGATCGCGGCTGAGGATATGGGGGGAACACCCTATGACCGGCTGCTTGTTCAGGCCATAGATCACGAACGTCTTCGTGCTGTGCTGCGCCAGTATGGGCGTCTTGCCTGA
- a CDS encoding sugar ABC transporter substrate-binding protein — protein MTKSSIITGLGRVSISRRQFITSSALGAGALLLPSLPSFAADKPKVGLVMKSLANEFFKQMQAGAEDYAAKNTDKFSFAAVGMKDERDFAAQVDAVENFITQQFNVIVLAPADSKAMVTPVKKALEAGIKVINIDVALDEEAKKQAGVDLAFFGPDNREGAKLAGMALAKELGKGGKVVILEGNPEADNAKERKKGFDDAVAEGGLTLLDSKTAHWETEEANTLMTNFLTQYQDIQGVMAANDSMALGVVKALDAAGKSGQIKVVGFDNIPAVQPLIKEGKMLATVDQFGAQMAAMGIDYGLKELAGEKFSGWVKTDIKLITAQDL, from the coding sequence ATGACTAAAAGTTCAATTATTACAGGGCTGGGTCGAGTTTCAATTTCACGACGCCAGTTTATAACATCGAGCGCACTGGGCGCCGGTGCTCTGCTTCTACCGTCCCTGCCATCTTTTGCAGCTGACAAGCCCAAAGTCGGTCTGGTCATGAAGTCGCTCGCCAACGAGTTCTTCAAGCAGATGCAGGCAGGTGCGGAGGACTACGCCGCCAAGAACACCGACAAGTTCTCCTTTGCCGCTGTTGGCATGAAGGACGAACGTGATTTTGCCGCACAGGTCGATGCTGTGGAAAATTTCATCACGCAGCAGTTCAATGTGATCGTGCTGGCTCCGGCGGATTCCAAGGCCATGGTGACGCCGGTTAAAAAGGCTCTGGAGGCCGGCATCAAAGTCATCAATATTGACGTGGCGCTCGATGAAGAGGCGAAAAAGCAGGCGGGTGTTGACCTTGCCTTTTTCGGTCCGGACAATCGCGAGGGCGCAAAGCTTGCCGGCATGGCGCTTGCCAAGGAGCTCGGCAAGGGCGGCAAGGTGGTTATCCTTGAAGGCAATCCTGAGGCAGACAATGCCAAGGAACGCAAGAAGGGCTTTGACGATGCCGTGGCCGAAGGCGGTTTGACACTGCTCGATTCCAAGACTGCCCATTGGGAAACGGAAGAAGCCAACACGCTGATGACCAATTTCCTGACCCAGTATCAGGACATTCAAGGTGTTATGGCGGCCAACGATTCTATGGCGCTCGGCGTCGTGAAGGCGCTGGATGCCGCCGGAAAATCGGGCCAGATCAAGGTCGTGGGCTTCGACAACATTCCTGCTGTCCAGCCTTTGATCAAGGAAGGCAAGATGCTCGCAACCGTCGATCAGTTCGGCGCACAGATGGCGGCCATGGGCATTGATTACGGCCTCAAGGAACTGGCAGGCGAAAAATTCTCCGGTTGGGTCAAGACGGACATCAAGCTCATCACGGCCCAGGATCTCTGA
- a CDS encoding sugar ABC transporter ATP-binding protein has protein sequence MQSADAILRLENVGKTFPGVVALNGITLELQRGETHIILGENGAGKSTLIKLLAGIYQPDTGEIFLNGRPYKPKTPHDAQVQGIRIVHQELNLLSHLSIAENLMLESLPRRFGIMDRATLNRRAEELLAEVGLAVDPRMPVSELGVAQMQLVEIAKALGYDSKLLVLDEPTATLTPPEIERLFAIIKRLKAKGVTIIYISHRLHEVFEIGDRVTVLRNGRLVETRDLQGLSVPDLVRMMIGRDIADEYGFNADIKLGSVALEVRNVKRNSGAPPVSFSVRHGEILGVAGLVGSGRTEVMRAIFGADPRSAGQIDVDGRPVTIRDPRDAVRNGLGFLTEDRKSQGLLLDMPVSVNTTITDLKKISHGGLLDSRVEKGAVTELVERLRVKTASIDTPVRNLSGGNQQKVVLAKWLFRGSSTLILDEPTRGVDVGARREIYQLLWMLAANQKAIIMISSDLPELIGMCHRIIVFSNGKLVGELDRSQFDQERILSLAYQEHVHA, from the coding sequence ATGCAGTCAGCCGACGCCATTTTGAGATTGGAAAATGTCGGCAAGACCTTTCCGGGGGTGGTTGCTCTAAACGGTATCACGCTGGAGCTGCAGCGTGGCGAGACGCATATCATTCTGGGTGAAAACGGTGCGGGTAAATCGACTCTCATCAAGCTTCTTGCTGGCATATATCAGCCCGACACAGGCGAGATTTTTCTGAACGGCCGGCCCTACAAGCCAAAGACCCCGCATGACGCGCAGGTTCAGGGAATCCGCATCGTTCATCAGGAACTCAACCTGCTGTCGCATCTTTCCATTGCCGAAAACCTGATGCTGGAAAGCCTGCCGAGACGTTTCGGCATCATGGACCGAGCGACATTGAACCGGCGCGCCGAAGAGCTTTTGGCCGAGGTCGGTCTGGCGGTCGATCCGCGTATGCCGGTTTCGGAGCTGGGCGTTGCGCAAATGCAGTTGGTCGAGATTGCCAAGGCGCTCGGTTATGACAGCAAACTACTTGTTCTGGATGAGCCGACGGCGACATTGACACCGCCGGAAATCGAACGGTTGTTTGCGATCATCAAGCGGCTGAAGGCAAAGGGTGTCACGATCATCTACATCTCCCACCGTCTGCACGAGGTCTTCGAGATTGGCGACCGCGTGACGGTGCTGCGCAATGGCCGTCTGGTCGAGACGCGCGACCTGCAGGGGCTGAGCGTGCCGGATCTGGTACGCATGATGATCGGTCGCGACATTGCGGATGAGTATGGCTTTAATGCCGATATCAAGCTTGGTTCCGTCGCTCTGGAAGTGAGGAACGTGAAGCGCAACAGCGGCGCTCCGCCGGTTTCGTTTTCGGTGCGTCATGGGGAAATTCTGGGTGTTGCCGGTCTGGTCGGGTCGGGCCGTACTGAAGTGATGCGCGCAATTTTCGGCGCCGATCCCAGATCAGCAGGGCAAATCGATGTTGACGGTCGGCCGGTGACTATCCGTGACCCGCGCGATGCCGTGCGTAATGGTCTGGGTTTTCTGACAGAAGACCGCAAGAGCCAGGGGCTGCTGCTTGATATGCCCGTGTCCGTCAACACCACGATCACCGACCTGAAGAAAATCTCGCACGGTGGCCTGCTGGATAGCCGGGTGGAGAAAGGTGCGGTAACGGAGCTGGTCGAGCGGCTGCGCGTCAAGACTGCGTCTATCGATACGCCGGTGCGTAACCTCTCCGGAGGCAATCAGCAAAAGGTGGTTCTGGCAAAATGGCTGTTTCGCGGGTCATCCACATTGATACTGGATGAACCGACGCGTGGGGTCGATGTCGGCGCCAGACGCGAGATTTATCAACTTCTGTGGATGCTGGCTGCGAACCAGAAGGCCATTATCATGATTTCCTCGGATCTGCCCGAGCTGATCGGCATGTGTCACCGCATCATTGTTTTCTCGAACGGCAAACTGGTTGGGGAACTGGACCGGTCGCAATTTGATCAGGAGCGTATTCTTTCGCTCGCCTATCAGGAGCATGTTCACGCATGA
- a CDS encoding ABC transporter permease gives MTEPISPSAQHPGAADRQKLKRFLLRDAGVFLALILITLVFSVTAPYFATSGNALKIFVQIAINTVLAAGMTFVILTGGIDLSVGSVLALCTVVGALIMTSGLEPALSIPLAVLACIAVGGLCGFINGKVSTYWKIPSFIVTLGMLNIAAGAARVVSNNSTITGLPQGFVDFGNLIVGGFLPSIFLIAVAVIAVGWFVLRFTVFGRMIYAVGANDEAVRLSGHNPDTYKIAAFVISGVTAGIAAIVYLLRLNIGSPIAGVGYELNAIAAVIIGGTSLFGGKGSIVGTLAGACILQVLATGLQLLGIGDNYKPIIIGTVIILAVIVDTYRERLLRRIR, from the coding sequence ATGACGGAACCCATTTCTCCATCTGCCCAACACCCCGGTGCTGCCGACCGTCAGAAGCTGAAGCGCTTCCTGTTGCGTGATGCCGGCGTATTCTTGGCGTTGATCCTGATAACGCTGGTATTTTCCGTCACTGCGCCCTATTTCGCAACATCGGGCAACGCGCTGAAGATCTTCGTTCAGATTGCGATCAACACAGTCCTTGCGGCAGGTATGACTTTTGTCATTCTGACTGGTGGCATTGACCTCTCAGTCGGCTCGGTTCTCGCCTTATGCACGGTCGTCGGTGCGCTTATCATGACGTCCGGTCTGGAGCCTGCCTTGTCAATTCCGCTGGCTGTTCTGGCATGTATCGCCGTTGGCGGGCTTTGCGGCTTCATCAACGGCAAGGTGTCAACCTACTGGAAAATCCCGTCGTTTATCGTCACGCTGGGCATGCTGAACATCGCCGCCGGTGCGGCACGGGTGGTTTCCAACAACTCCACCATTACCGGTCTTCCGCAGGGTTTTGTCGATTTCGGTAATCTGATTGTCGGCGGCTTTCTGCCGTCAATTTTCTTGATCGCAGTGGCCGTGATCGCTGTCGGCTGGTTCGTTTTGCGCTTTACCGTCTTCGGTCGCATGATCTATGCGGTTGGCGCCAATGATGAGGCTGTGCGCCTGTCGGGACACAATCCCGACACATACAAAATCGCTGCGTTTGTCATTTCCGGCGTCACCGCTGGTATTGCCGCGATTGTCTATCTCCTGCGCCTGAACATCGGCAGCCCGATTGCAGGGGTTGGCTATGAACTGAACGCGATTGCAGCCGTCATCATCGGCGGGACGAGCCTTTTCGGTGGTAAGGGCTCAATCGTCGGCACATTGGCCGGGGCCTGTATTTTGCAGGTGCTCGCGACCGGGCTGCAATTGCTTGGTATCGGCGATAATTACAAGCCGATCATAATTGGCACCGTGATCATCCTCGCCGTGATTGTCGATACCTATCGTGAGAGGCTGTTACGGCGTATTCGCTGA